Proteins from a single region of Parasedimentitalea psychrophila:
- a CDS encoding FadR/GntR family transcriptional regulator yields the protein MTATENTQPRKRRTNLVETLTSTLRGLILNGSVQVGEKLPSEAELTSAYKVSRTVVREAIASLRSDGLAEARQGAGVFVIRQTMPSDGMLKSFDLNKISSIIEMLELRTAVEVEAAALAAKRRSPAQEGAILESHKEMEELIRQGASTAEADYAFHQAIAAATNNPRFVEFLDLMGGRVIPRKQLSPSEGEAATGRYLQQIVLEHGKIARAISDQDEDGARAAMRQHLKGGGDRYRELLR from the coding sequence ATGACCGCCACAGAAAACACCCAACCCCGAAAGCGGCGCACCAATCTGGTTGAGACGCTAACCTCCACTCTGCGTGGGCTAATTCTCAACGGCAGCGTCCAGGTCGGCGAAAAGCTACCAAGCGAAGCTGAGTTAACGTCTGCCTACAAGGTCAGCAGAACGGTGGTCCGCGAGGCCATCGCCTCGCTTCGCTCTGACGGGCTGGCTGAGGCAAGACAGGGGGCCGGCGTTTTTGTCATCCGCCAGACAATGCCCTCAGATGGAATGCTTAAATCATTTGATTTAAACAAGATTTCATCAATTATTGAAATGCTGGAGCTCCGCACTGCTGTTGAAGTTGAAGCCGCTGCCCTTGCTGCCAAGCGGCGATCACCGGCGCAGGAAGGCGCCATTCTGGAGAGCCACAAGGAAATGGAGGAGCTCATTCGACAGGGGGCTTCAACGGCAGAAGCCGATTATGCCTTCCATCAGGCGATTGCAGCCGCAACAAACAATCCCCGCTTTGTGGAGTTCCTCGATCTCATGGGCGGGCGCGTCATCCCCCGCAAGCAACTCTCACCCAGCGAGGGTGAAGCCGCCACAGGTCGATACCTTCAGCAGATCGTTCTGGAACATGGAAAAATTGCCCGTGCTATCTCAGATCAGGATGAGGATGGAGCCCGCGCCGCCATGCGCCAGCACCTAAAGGGGGGAGGCGACCGTTACCGGGAGTTACTCAGGTAG
- the kdgD gene encoding 5-dehydro-4-deoxyglucarate dehydratase — MDPQILKTALGAGLLSFPVTSFDEGGRFNPAPYEAHINWLAGFEATALFATGGTGEFFSLHPTEVPEIVASAKSASGDTPIIAGCGYGTPMAVEIARAAEKAGADGILLLPHYLIDAPQEGLYSHIKAVCDSVSIGVMVYNRGILQVNADTLSRLCDSCPNLIGFKDGTGNIAEVHKITAVIGDRLTYLGGMPTAELFADAYLGAGFTTYSSAVFNFVPALAQEFYKALRSGNKNRTDEILKSFFYPFMDIRDRKRGYAVSAIKAGVRLVGFEAGPVRSPLTDLTDEETAALAALIEAHN, encoded by the coding sequence ATGGACCCTCAGATTCTCAAAACAGCTCTCGGCGCGGGCCTATTGTCTTTCCCGGTGACATCATTTGACGAAGGCGGGCGGTTTAATCCTGCGCCTTATGAGGCGCATATCAACTGGCTGGCTGGTTTCGAGGCCACCGCGCTTTTTGCCACTGGAGGCACCGGTGAGTTCTTTTCACTGCACCCGACTGAAGTGCCGGAAATTGTAGCAAGTGCAAAATCGGCATCAGGCGATACACCCATCATCGCGGGCTGCGGCTACGGCACCCCGATGGCGGTCGAAATCGCTCGCGCCGCAGAAAAGGCCGGGGCTGACGGTATCCTGCTATTGCCGCACTACCTGATCGACGCCCCTCAAGAGGGGCTGTATTCCCACATTAAGGCGGTATGCGACTCCGTCTCCATTGGGGTTATGGTCTATAATCGTGGTATTCTTCAGGTGAATGCCGACACGCTATCGCGGCTTTGTGACAGTTGTCCGAATCTCATTGGCTTTAAGGATGGCACCGGGAATATTGCCGAGGTGCACAAGATTACTGCAGTGATCGGTGACCGGTTGACCTATCTCGGGGGGATGCCGACTGCTGAATTGTTCGCTGATGCCTACCTTGGTGCCGGATTTACCACCTACTCGTCAGCTGTGTTCAACTTTGTTCCTGCGCTGGCACAGGAATTCTACAAGGCACTGCGCAGCGGCAACAAAAACCGGACAGACGAAATCCTGAAATCCTTCTTTTACCCCTTCATGGATATTCGCGATCGCAAGCGTGGCTACGCAGTATCAGCAATCAAGGCAGGCGTTCGCCTGGTTGGCTTCGAGGCAGGGCCAGTGCGTTCGCCGCTGACGGATTTGACCGATGAAGAAACCGCCGCGCTGGCCGCCTTGATAGAGGCGCATAATTGA
- a CDS encoding CoxG family protein — MELNDEIIIDAPMTRVYEALNDPDILEQCIPGCEELIKHSDTELEAKVVLKIGPVKARFGGNVVLDTSGAPGAFSLTGQGNGGAAGHAKGGADVTLEEVDGKTVLKYTAKAEIGGKLAQLGGRLIQSTAKKLAAKFFKKFAEVVAPVEA; from the coding sequence ATGGAACTGAACGATGAAATCATCATCGATGCCCCAATGACCCGGGTTTATGAAGCACTGAACGATCCCGACATCCTTGAGCAGTGCATTCCGGGTTGTGAAGAGTTGATCAAGCATTCGGATACTGAATTGGAAGCCAAGGTTGTGCTGAAAATTGGGCCGGTCAAGGCCCGTTTTGGCGGCAATGTTGTATTGGACACTTCGGGCGCACCCGGCGCGTTTTCACTGACTGGGCAAGGCAACGGCGGGGCTGCGGGTCACGCCAAAGGCGGCGCAGATGTTACCCTGGAGGAGGTCGATGGCAAAACTGTGCTGAAATACACCGCCAAAGCAGAAATCGGCGGCAAACTGGCGCAGCTTGGTGGGCGATTGATCCAAAGCACTGCAAAAAAGCTGGCAGCAAAGTTCTTTAAGAAATTCGCGGAAGTTGTGGCCCCGGTTGAGGCCTGA
- a CDS encoding XdhC family protein, whose amino-acid sequence MTLAELTDQDIATLAQKLRDKGAPFAIATVVRTLGLTAAKPGAKALLSADGTIQQGWIGGGCVRAALAKAAKRAMAEGTPQLISLHPQEVLAEKGVVAGDDLDGVRFARNGCPSKGSMDIFVEPILPLPELVIFGASPVAQCLAKLGAQFKWSVQEAEAKTAIAPLPDAARRMIVVATQGKDDAASLTSALTAEAEFVAFVGSRRKFKSLSEKLIQAGIESQKLAQVQAPAGLAIEAVTPEEIALSILAQLTLVRRRNHRTESVPDG is encoded by the coding sequence GTGACCCTCGCTGAATTGACAGATCAGGACATCGCCACATTGGCCCAGAAACTAAGGGACAAGGGGGCGCCTTTTGCCATTGCCACGGTGGTGCGCACTCTTGGTCTTACCGCTGCCAAGCCCGGCGCCAAGGCTCTGCTGAGCGCCGACGGAACCATTCAGCAGGGCTGGATCGGCGGCGGCTGCGTGCGCGCGGCGCTTGCCAAGGCGGCCAAACGGGCGATGGCCGAGGGCACCCCGCAGCTGATTTCCTTACATCCGCAAGAAGTGCTGGCCGAAAAAGGTGTGGTTGCAGGCGACGATCTCGACGGCGTGCGCTTTGCCCGCAACGGCTGCCCGTCCAAGGGCTCGATGGATATCTTTGTCGAACCGATCCTGCCGCTGCCTGAATTGGTGATCTTTGGCGCCTCGCCCGTCGCGCAATGCCTGGCTAAGCTTGGCGCGCAATTCAAATGGTCTGTTCAGGAAGCCGAAGCCAAAACTGCGATCGCGCCGTTGCCGGACGCGGCGCGGCGGATGATTGTGGTGGCGACACAGGGCAAGGATGACGCCGCCAGCCTGACCTCGGCGCTGACAGCCGAAGCTGAGTTTGTCGCCTTTGTCGGCAGTCGCCGCAAATTCAAATCGCTGTCCGAAAAGCTGATTCAGGCAGGCATCGAGTCGCAAAAGCTGGCTCAGGTGCAGGCCCCGGCAGGACTGGCCATAGAGGCGGTAACGCCCGAGGAAATCGCGCTTTCCATCCTGGCACAATTGACCCTGGTCCGGCGCCGCAACCATCGGACTGAAAGCGTGCCGGATGGGTAA
- a CDS encoding vWA domain-containing protein, whose translation MSRVSKFAGRDPGPAARMAGFMAHLRAHGLRVGVAETDIALRALTHVQAGDPDETRRALKTVCTGGAEDVERFDDLFDSYWLNGGRVRQKVMPAQVTPNLETVRSSRQAHSEQVASGAGQTTTPDDGTGEAEADGDGKLVASSLQNLMKKDLRDLVQPEEIAEAEAIARRLGAALRHRRSRRRKAARKGDQIHFRKLIRQSLATGGEPLSLPKKHRPDRPLKIVALCDVSGSMTLYAQVFLAFLAGLMRADDACDAYLFHTRLVRIADALRDRDALRALGRMSVLADGFGGGSKIGASLQQFSRSYARRFVDGRSVVLILSDGYDTDAPELLGTALAKLKKRGCKIIWLNPLKGWAGYQPIAQGMAAALPHLDLFRAANRLADLAALEPELTRL comes from the coding sequence ATGAGCCGGGTCAGCAAATTTGCCGGGCGCGATCCCGGCCCGGCAGCGCGGATGGCTGGGTTTATGGCGCATTTGCGCGCCCATGGGCTGCGCGTTGGGGTGGCGGAGACCGACATCGCACTTAGGGCGCTGACCCATGTACAGGCCGGTGATCCAGATGAGACCCGCCGGGCGCTTAAAACCGTCTGCACTGGCGGCGCCGAGGATGTTGAGCGGTTCGATGATTTGTTTGACAGTTACTGGCTGAACGGCGGTCGGGTGCGGCAAAAGGTTATGCCCGCTCAGGTGACGCCCAATCTTGAAACGGTGCGCTCCTCGCGGCAGGCTCATAGTGAGCAGGTCGCCTCTGGCGCTGGCCAGACCACCACTCCTGATGATGGCACTGGCGAAGCAGAGGCGGATGGGGACGGCAAACTGGTGGCCTCATCCCTGCAAAACCTAATGAAAAAAGACCTGCGCGATCTGGTGCAGCCCGAAGAGATAGCTGAGGCCGAGGCTATTGCACGTCGGTTGGGCGCGGCCCTGCGGCACCGTCGTTCGCGTCGGCGCAAGGCGGCCCGCAAGGGCGACCAGATCCATTTCCGCAAACTGATCCGCCAAAGCCTCGCAACCGGGGGTGAGCCGCTCAGCTTGCCCAAGAAACACCGCCCGGACCGGCCGCTGAAGATCGTGGCGCTCTGTGATGTTTCCGGGTCGATGACGCTATACGCGCAGGTGTTTCTGGCGTTCCTGGCCGGTCTGATGCGGGCAGATGATGCCTGCGATGCCTATCTTTTCCACACCCGTCTGGTGCGCATCGCTGACGCCCTGCGAGATAGGGATGCGTTGCGCGCCTTGGGGCGGATGTCTGTTCTTGCGGATGGCTTTGGTGGCGGTTCCAAAATTGGGGCCTCGCTGCAGCAATTTTCCCGCAGCTATGCCCGCCGTTTTGTCGATGGGCGCAGCGTCGTGCTGATCCTCTCGGATGGCTATGACACCGATGCCCCCGAATTGCTCGGCACTGCGCTGGCCAAGCTGAAAAAACGCGGCTGCAAAATCATCTGGCTGAATCCGCTCAAGGGCTGGGCTGGCTACCAGCCGATTGCCCAGGGCATGGCTGCGGCCTTGCCTCATCTCGATCTCTTTCGCGCTGCCAACCGGCTTGCCGATCTGGCTGCCCTAGAACCGGAGCTGACCCGCCTGTGA
- a CDS encoding AAA family ATPase encodes MHWMTRQTAMAEQGYIASDDLAMAVHLALSLGRPLLLEGAAGVGKTEIARVLAAICDTQLIRLQCYEGLDAAQAIYEWNYQRQLLTIRAAAEDGETGRSVEQRIFSEDFLLERPLLKSIRQSKSPVLLIDEIDRADEEFEAYLLEILSEFQITVPELGTIKAITRPIVILTANGTRDLSDALRRRCLYAHVGYPERDTELAILKARCPGVEAALADQIIGFVQSLRQEDLEKKPGIAEMLDFSAALMGLGIADLTQDPKLLQASLATLLKTEADRFNITAEVCQRLAGQAA; translated from the coding sequence ATGCACTGGATGACACGACAAACCGCCATGGCGGAACAGGGATATATTGCCTCGGACGATCTGGCGATGGCCGTTCATCTGGCCCTGTCGCTGGGGCGTCCCTTGCTGCTGGAAGGGGCTGCAGGTGTTGGAAAGACCGAAATCGCCCGGGTGTTGGCCGCGATCTGCGACACCCAGCTGATCCGGTTGCAATGCTACGAAGGGCTGGATGCCGCGCAGGCGATCTATGAATGGAACTACCAGCGCCAATTGCTGACCATCCGCGCCGCTGCCGAAGATGGTGAAACCGGCCGCAGTGTCGAGCAACGCATTTTCTCCGAAGACTTCCTGCTTGAGCGGCCGCTGTTGAAGTCAATCCGCCAATCAAAATCGCCGGTGCTGCTGATTGATGAGATCGACCGGGCGGATGAAGAATTTGAGGCCTACCTGCTCGAGATCCTGTCGGAATTTCAGATCACCGTGCCCGAATTGGGCACCATCAAGGCGATAACCCGCCCGATTGTTATCCTGACGGCCAACGGCACCCGTGATTTAAGTGACGCCCTACGTCGTCGGTGTCTTTATGCCCATGTGGGTTATCCAGAGCGCGACACCGAACTGGCAATCCTCAAGGCCCGCTGCCCCGGGGTCGAGGCAGCTTTGGCCGATCAGATCATCGGCTTTGTGCAATCGCTGCGCCAAGAAGATCTGGAGAAGAAACCCGGCATTGCCGAGATGCTGGATTTCTCAGCCGCCCTGATGGGGCTGGGCATTGCTGATCTGACCCAGGACCCCAAACTGCTGCAGGCCAGCCTTGCCACCTTGCTGAAAACTGAAGCGGACCGGTTTAACATCACCGCGGAAGTCTGCCAACGACTGGCGGGGCAGGCAGCATGA
- a CDS encoding aerobic carbon-monoxide dehydrogenase large subunit has product MNDLTPEREERSANLKGLGCSRKRVEDARFTQGKGNYVDDVKMPGMLHGDFVRSPYAHARVVSVNKDAALALDGVVAVLTAEDLAPLNLHWMPTLAGDKQMVLADGKVLFQGQEVAFVVARDRYVAADAVELVEVEYEELPVLTDPFESLKSDVVLREDLAGQTTGPHGPRKHHNHIFTWEQGDETATNQVLESADVVVEESMYYHRTHPCPLETCGCVASMDKVNGKLTLWGTFQAPHVVRTVASMLSGIEEHNIRVISPDIGGGFGNKVGVYPGYICSIVASIVTGQPVKWVEDRMENLMATAFARDYWMTGKIAATKEGKITGLHCQVTADHGGFDACADPTKFPAGFMNICTGSYDIPVAYLAVDGVYTNKAPGGVSYRCSFRVTEAVYFIERMIEVLAIELDMDAAELRRINFIRKEQFPYQSALGWEYDSGDYHTAWDKALKTVDYDGLRKEQAERVEAFKRGETRTLMGIGLSFFTEIVGAGPVKNCDILGMGMFDSCEIRIHPTGSAIARLGTISQGQGHATTFAQILASEIGLSADSITIEEGDTDTAPYGLGTYGSRSTPVAGAAAAMAGRKIRAKAQMIAAYLLEVHDDDVEFDVDRFVVKGVPERFKTMKDIAYAAYNQAIPGLELGLEAVSYYDPPNMTYPFGAYVCVMDIDVDTGVPEIRRFYALDDCGTRINPMIIEGQVHGGLTEALAVALGQEIAYDKMGNVKTATLMDFFLPTAWEVPNFETDHTVTPSPHHPIGAKGVGESPHVGGVPCFSNAVQDAFRAFGLRHTNMPHDHWRIWQTANDLGLHE; this is encoded by the coding sequence ATGAACGATTTGACACCCGAGCGCGAAGAACGCTCTGCCAATCTGAAAGGCCTCGGATGTTCCCGCAAACGCGTGGAAGACGCCCGGTTCACCCAAGGCAAGGGCAATTATGTCGATGACGTGAAGATGCCCGGCATGTTGCACGGTGACTTTGTGCGCTCTCCTTACGCCCATGCCCGCGTCGTTTCGGTCAATAAAGACGCTGCTCTGGCGCTGGACGGCGTTGTTGCGGTGCTGACCGCCGAAGATCTGGCGCCGTTGAACCTGCACTGGATGCCAACGCTTGCGGGCGACAAACAGATGGTGCTGGCCGATGGCAAGGTGCTGTTTCAGGGTCAGGAAGTTGCCTTTGTCGTCGCCCGCGACCGTTATGTTGCCGCTGATGCGGTGGAACTGGTCGAGGTTGAATACGAAGAACTGCCGGTCCTTACCGACCCGTTTGAATCGCTGAAATCTGACGTTGTCCTGCGTGAAGATCTGGCAGGTCAGACAACAGGTCCGCACGGTCCGCGCAAACACCACAACCACATCTTTACCTGGGAGCAGGGCGACGAGACCGCCACCAATCAGGTGCTGGAGAGTGCCGATGTGGTTGTTGAGGAGAGCATGTACTACCACCGCACCCATCCCTGCCCGCTGGAGACCTGCGGCTGTGTTGCGTCGATGGACAAGGTCAACGGCAAGCTGACGCTCTGGGGCACCTTTCAGGCGCCGCATGTGGTGCGCACCGTGGCCTCGATGCTGTCTGGTATCGAAGAGCACAACATCCGCGTTATCTCGCCCGATATTGGCGGTGGCTTTGGCAACAAGGTTGGCGTCTATCCCGGCTATATCTGCTCGATCGTCGCCTCGATTGTCACTGGTCAGCCGGTGAAATGGGTCGAAGACCGGATGGAAAATCTGATGGCCACCGCCTTTGCGCGTGACTACTGGATGACCGGCAAAATCGCCGCCACCAAAGAGGGCAAGATCACCGGGCTGCACTGCCAGGTGACCGCAGACCACGGCGGCTTTGACGCCTGCGCTGACCCCACCAAGTTCCCGGCCGGCTTCATGAACATCTGCACCGGGTCCTATGACATTCCGGTCGCTTATCTGGCAGTGGACGGGGTTTACACCAACAAGGCCCCCGGCGGCGTGTCCTATCGCTGTTCCTTCCGGGTGACCGAGGCGGTCTATTTCATCGAACGGATGATCGAGGTTCTGGCGATTGAGCTGGACATGGATGCGGCAGAGCTGCGCCGGATCAACTTCATCAGGAAAGAGCAGTTCCCCTATCAATCTGCACTGGGCTGGGAATATGACAGCGGCGACTACCACACCGCCTGGGACAAGGCGCTGAAGACTGTTGATTACGACGGGCTGCGCAAGGAACAGGCCGAACGGGTCGAGGCCTTTAAACGCGGTGAAACCCGTACACTGATGGGCATCGGTCTCAGCTTTTTCACCGAGATCGTCGGGGCCGGGCCGGTCAAGAATTGCGATATCCTGGGTATGGGGATGTTCGACAGCTGCGAAATCCGCATTCACCCGACTGGATCGGCGATTGCCCGGCTGGGCACCATCAGTCAGGGGCAGGGGCACGCCACAACTTTTGCCCAGATCCTCGCCAGTGAAATAGGCCTCTCTGCCGATAGCATCACCATCGAAGAAGGCGACACCGATACGGCGCCTTATGGTCTGGGCACTTACGGGTCACGCTCGACCCCGGTGGCCGGGGCGGCGGCGGCGATGGCGGGGCGTAAAATCCGTGCCAAGGCGCAGATGATTGCGGCCTATCTGCTTGAGGTCCACGACGACGACGTTGAATTCGATGTTGATCGTTTTGTGGTCAAGGGCGTGCCCGAGCGGTTCAAGACGATGAAAGACATCGCCTATGCCGCCTACAATCAGGCCATTCCAGGGCTGGAGCTGGGGCTGGAGGCGGTCAGCTATTATGATCCGCCCAACATGACCTACCCCTTTGGCGCCTATGTCTGTGTGATGGACATCGACGTTGACACCGGTGTCCCTGAAATTCGCCGCTTCTATGCGCTGGATGACTGCGGCACCCGCATCAACCCGATGATCATCGAAGGCCAGGTGCATGGCGGTCTGACCGAGGCGCTGGCCGTCGCTCTGGGGCAAGAGATTGCCTATGACAAGATGGGCAACGTCAAGACCGCCACGCTGATGGATTTCTTCCTGCCAACGGCCTGGGAAGTGCCCAACTTTGAGACCGACCACACCGTCACCCCCAGCCCGCATCACCCCATTGGGGCCAAGGGCGTTGGCGAAAGCCCGCATGTGGGCGGTGTGCCGTGTTTCTCGAATGCGGTGCAGGATGCCTTCCGGGCCTTTGGTCTGCGTCACACCAATATGCCGCATGACCACTGGCGGATCTGGCAGACCGCCAATGATCTGGGCCTGCACGAGTAA
- a CDS encoding (2Fe-2S)-binding protein has translation MSDKMHIKLNVNGENHEFLAEPRDLLIYTLREKLNITGPHVGCDTSHCGACTVTLNGKSVKSCTMFVAQANGAEITTIEGIGQPGALHVLQESFREHHGLQCGFCTPGMITRATKLLEENPNPTEKEVRFGMAGNICRCTGYQNIVKSILAAASELNAVPEDQKVEAAE, from the coding sequence ATGTCTGACAAGATGCATATCAAGCTGAATGTAAACGGCGAGAACCATGAATTTCTGGCTGAACCCCGGGATCTGCTGATCTACACGCTGCGTGAAAAGCTGAATATTACCGGTCCTCACGTGGGTTGCGACACCTCGCATTGTGGTGCCTGCACGGTGACGCTGAACGGCAAATCGGTGAAATCCTGCACCATGTTTGTGGCGCAGGCCAATGGTGCCGAGATTACCACCATCGAAGGCATCGGCCAGCCCGGCGCGCTGCATGTCCTGCAGGAAAGTTTCCGTGAACATCACGGGTTGCAATGTGGCTTTTGCACGCCGGGAATGATCACCCGCGCCACCAAGCTGCTGGAAGAGAACCCCAACCCAACTGAGAAAGAGGTGCGCTTTGGCATGGCTGGCAATATCTGCCGCTGCACCGGCTACCAGAACATTGTGAAATCCATCCTTGCCGCCGCAAGTGAGCTCAACGCCGTGCCCGAAGACCAGAAAGTGGAGGCAGCAGAATGA
- a CDS encoding FAD binding domain-containing protein: MIPAAFDYYRPKDVEGVLALLQEHGDDARVLAGGHSLIPMMKFRMAEVPHLIDLQDIAALRGISIDGDTITIGAMVSQHELINHEGLQAAAPILREAALQIADPQVRYMGTVGGNIANGDPGNDMPGLMQCLNAQFELLGPEGGRVVAARDYFEAAYMTDREDDEILISVSFAVPTGGYAYEKQKRKIGDYATAAAAVQITEVGGKVATASIAMTNLSDVPVWSVGAADALVGTACDAGALKAAVAAMLGDIDPTEDNRGPVAFKRHVAGIILTRAITRAWDRA, from the coding sequence ATGATACCAGCGGCGTTTGACTATTACCGCCCCAAAGATGTGGAAGGGGTTTTAGCCCTTCTGCAGGAACACGGCGACGACGCGCGTGTTTTGGCGGGCGGGCACAGCCTGATCCCCATGATGAAATTTCGTATGGCCGAGGTGCCGCATCTCATCGATCTTCAGGATATCGCAGCCCTTAGGGGCATCAGCATTGACGGAGATACGATCACTATCGGCGCGATGGTGTCTCAGCATGAGTTGATCAACCACGAAGGCTTACAGGCGGCTGCGCCAATTCTGCGCGAGGCGGCTTTGCAGATCGCCGACCCTCAGGTGCGCTACATGGGCACTGTGGGTGGCAATATCGCCAATGGTGATCCGGGCAACGATATGCCCGGCCTGATGCAATGCCTGAATGCGCAATTCGAACTTCTGGGGCCAGAGGGCGGCCGTGTTGTTGCAGCCCGCGACTATTTCGAAGCCGCCTATATGACTGACCGTGAGGATGATGAAATTCTGATCTCGGTCAGCTTTGCAGTGCCCACCGGCGGCTATGCTTATGAAAAACAAAAACGCAAAATTGGCGATTATGCGACCGCTGCTGCCGCCGTTCAGATCACCGAGGTTGGCGGCAAAGTCGCCACCGCCTCGATTGCGATGACCAACCTCAGCGATGTGCCGGTCTGGTCCGTAGGCGCCGCTGACGCATTGGTTGGCACCGCCTGTGATGCAGGCGCGCTGAAAGCTGCAGTTGCCGCGATGCTGGGCGATATTGACCCCACCGAAGACAACCGCGGCCCGGTGGCGTTCAAACGTCATGTGGCCGGTATCATCCTGACCCGCGCGATCACTCGCGCCTGGGACCGCGCGTAA
- a CDS encoding MHYT domain-containing protein, with the protein MQFLDYSHNSILIGASLLVALMAGFTGLTLTQGLSQRSTLQKKLSIALAAISLGGGIWSMHFVAMLGLQLPILFYYDAAVTLSSALVAILVVGVALLLLHFRERTPLVLISAGTIVGLGIIAMHYIGMAGLELCRALYTPWGISSAVLASCLLNIAAFWIAYGQRSHRNILLGTACFGLAVVAVHFIAIAGTGFVAVSVANEVGPSIGKEIMAMGVVLSSFVLCSAFLLTAVTFLVPSQQAVPEGVAGTVGEGPPTQAVSGLAEIEPRGKQIPYELKGQTFFADLDSVAAIRAEGHYTQIYTARGVFFCAWSITEAEKRVSPRPFLKTHRSYLINPAHVTGFERLKDNGVCHFDLPGLAKVPVSRSRLKQVREILGV; encoded by the coding sequence ATGCAATTTCTGGACTATTCCCACAATTCAATACTAATTGGCGCGTCATTGCTGGTGGCGCTGATGGCGGGATTTACGGGTCTGACATTAACCCAAGGGTTGTCGCAACGCAGCACTCTGCAGAAAAAACTGTCAATTGCATTGGCGGCCATTTCATTGGGTGGTGGGATCTGGTCGATGCACTTTGTCGCCATGCTGGGCCTGCAATTGCCTATCCTGTTTTACTATGATGCGGCAGTCACCCTGTCCTCGGCGCTGGTCGCAATACTGGTTGTTGGGGTTGCCCTGCTGCTGTTGCATTTTCGCGAGCGCACACCATTGGTGCTGATCAGTGCAGGCACGATTGTGGGGCTGGGCATTATAGCGATGCATTATATCGGCATGGCCGGATTGGAGTTGTGCCGGGCGCTGTACACGCCTTGGGGTATTTCTTCGGCTGTGCTGGCCTCCTGTCTGCTGAACATAGCGGCGTTTTGGATTGCCTATGGTCAGCGGAGCCACCGGAACATTCTCTTGGGGACAGCCTGTTTTGGTTTGGCCGTGGTTGCAGTGCATTTTATCGCAATTGCAGGAACTGGGTTTGTTGCCGTTTCCGTTGCCAACGAAGTTGGGCCTTCGATCGGAAAAGAGATCATGGCAATGGGTGTTGTGCTCAGTAGCTTTGTTCTGTGCAGTGCCTTTTTGTTAACAGCAGTGACATTTCTGGTGCCGTCGCAACAGGCTGTCCCCGAGGGTGTCGCAGGCACAGTCGGCGAGGGCCCCCCAACCCAGGCAGTGAGCGGGCTAGCCGAGATCGAACCGCGTGGAAAACAGATCCCGTATGAGCTGAAAGGTCAGACCTTTTTTGCCGATTTGGACTCGGTGGCGGCAATCCGGGCCGAAGGACATTACACCCAAATATACACGGCGCGTGGGGTGTTCTTTTGTGCCTGGTCCATTACCGAGGCGGAAAAGCGGGTGTCGCCCCGGCCCTTTCTGAAGACGCATCGCAGCTATCTGATAAATCCTGCCCATGTCACCGGTTTTGAACGCCTGAAAGACAATGGCGTGTGCCATTTTGATCTGCCGGGCCTGGCCAAGGTTCCGGTCAGCCGGTCGCGATTAAAACAAGTGCGCGAGATACTGGGCGTATAA
- the rlmH gene encoding 23S rRNA (pseudouridine(1915)-N(3))-methyltransferase RlmH — MRVHLCVVGRLRAGPEKTLIDDYLTRFDRSGRALGLGPARLIEVEDKKNAGMAAEAALLRKALPKGAVICTLDERGKLLSSPDFAQKMAGWRDSGRQDLALIIGGADGIDPSLRAEADFSISFGKMVWPHMLVRVMLAEQIYRAATILGGSPYHRV, encoded by the coding sequence ATGCGCGTGCATCTCTGTGTTGTTGGCCGCCTGCGGGCCGGCCCCGAAAAAACTCTGATCGATGATTATCTGACCCGGTTTGACCGCAGTGGCCGGGCCTTGGGGCTGGGGCCTGCACGGCTGATCGAGGTCGAGGACAAGAAAAACGCCGGTATGGCAGCCGAGGCGGCGCTGCTGCGCAAAGCGCTGCCCAAGGGCGCAGTCATCTGTACGCTGGATGAACGCGGCAAGCTGCTCTCCTCGCCGGATTTTGCCCAGAAGATGGCCGGCTGGCGCGATAGCGGTCGTCAGGATCTGGCGCTGATCATCGGTGGCGCCGATGGTATCGACCCCAGCCTGCGGGCAGAGGCGGATTTCTCGATATCCTTTGGCAAGATGGTCTGGCCGCATATGTTGGTGCGGGTGATGCTGGCCGAGCAGATCTATCGCGCCGCGACCATTTTGGGCGGCAGCCCATATCATCGGGTGTAA